The following are encoded in a window of Eschrichtius robustus isolate mEscRob2 chromosome 1, mEscRob2.pri, whole genome shotgun sequence genomic DNA:
- the SEMA4B gene encoding semaphorin-4B isoform X1, translating to MGRGSRPPPPLLLLMLLLLLPPSPIRALAPRISLPLGSEKQSLLRFEVDHISNYTALLLSRDGRTLYVGAREALFALNSSGSFLPGGGYQELLWSADAERKQQCSFKGKDPQRDCQNYIKILLPLNSSHLFTCGTAAFSPVCTYVNMENFTLAQDVVGNILLEDGKGRCPFDPNFKSTALVVDGELYTGTVSSFQGNDPAISRSQSLRPTKTESSLNWLQDPAFVASAYIPESLGSLQGDDDKIYFFFSETGQEFEFFENTIVSRIARVCKGDEGGERVLQQRWTSFLKAQLLCLRPDDGFPFNVLQDVFTLSPSPQEWRDTLFYGVFTSQWHRGTTEGSAICVFTMRDVQRAFNGLYKEVNRETQQWYTVTHPVPSPRPGACINNSARERKISSSLQLPDRVLNFLKDHFLMDGQVRSRLLLLQPQARYQRVAVHRVPGLQRTYDVLFLGTSDGWLHKAVSVGPEVHIIEELQIFSSGQPVQNLLLDANRGLLYGASHSGVVQVPVANCSLYQSCGDCLLARDPYCAWSGSSCKHVSLYRPAVASRPWIQDIEGANARELCNTSSSKGRTSVPRGEKHCEPVQFQPHTVNTLACPLLSNLATRLWLHNGVPINASASCRVLSTGDLLLVGSQQELGEFQCWSLEEGFRQLEASYCPKVVDDAVADRADRSGSVPVIINTSRVSAPAGGKASWGADKSYWTEFLVMCALFVFAMVLFILFFLYRHRGGMKVFLKQGECASVHPKTRPVVLPPETRPLNGVGPPSTLLDHRGYQALSDSSPGPRVFTESEKRPLSIQDSFVEVSPVCPRPRVRLGSEIRDSVV from the exons ATGGGCCGGGGGAgccggccgccgccgcctctgCTGCTGCTGATGCTACTGCTACTGCTACCGCCGTCTCCGATTCGGGCGCTCGCCCCTCGGATCAGCCTGCCTCTGG GCTCTGAAAAGCAGTCACTTCTCAGATTTGAAGTGGATCACATCTCCAACTACACAGCCCTCCTGCTGAGCAGGGATGGCAGGACTCTATACGTGGGTGCTCGAGAGGCCCTCTTTGCACTCAACAGCAGCGGCAGCTTCCTGCCAGGCGGGGGGTACCAGGAG CTGCTGTGGAGCGCAGATGCAGAGAGGAAACAGCAGTGCAGCTTCAAGGGCAAGGACCCACAG cgGGACTGTCAAAACTACATCAAGATCCTCCTGCCACTCAACAGCAGCCACCTGTTCACCTGTGGCACCGCGGCCTTCAGCCCCGTGTGCACCTACGTT AACATGGAGAACTTCACTCTGGCACAGGACGTGGTGGGGAACATCCTCCTGGAAGATGGCAAGGGCCGTTGTCCCTTTGACCCCAATTTCAAGTCCACGGCCCTGGTGGTGG ATGGCGAGCTGTACACTGGAACAGTCAGCAGCTTCCAGGGGAATGACCCGGCCATCTCACGGAGCCAAAGCCTCCGCCCCACCAAGACTGAGAGCTCCCTCAACTGGCTACAAG ACCCAGCGTTTGTGGCCTCAGCCTACATTCCCGAGAGCCTGGGCAGCCTGCAAGGGGACGATGACAAGATCTACTTCTTCTTCAGCGAGACTGGCCAGGAGTTTGAGTTCTTTGAGAACACCATCGTGTCCCGCATTGCCCGTGTCTGCAAG ggTGATGAGGGAGGCGAGCGGGTCCTGCAGCAGCGCTGGACGTCCTTCCTGAAGGCCCAGCTGCTGTGCTTGCGGCCTGACGATGGCTTCCCATTCAACGTACTGCAAGACGTCTTCACGCTGAGCCCCAGCCCCCAGGAATGGCGTGACACCCTCTTCTACGGGGTCTTCACATCCCAGTG GCACAGGGGGACCACAGAAGGCTCTGCCATCTGTGTCTTCACCATGAGGGACGTGCAGAGGGCCTTCAATGGCCTCTACAAGGAGGTGAACCGCGAGACGCAGCAGTGGTACACCGTGACCCACCCGGTGCCCTCGCCCCGGCCTGGCGCA TGCATCAACAACAGCGCCCGGGAAAGGAAGATCAGCTCGTCCCTGCAGCTCCCCGACCGTGTGCTGAACTTCCTCAAGGACCACTTCCTGATGGACGGGCAGGTCCGCAGCCGCCTGTTACTCCTGCAGCCCCAGGCCCGCTACCAGCGTGTGGCTGTCCACCGCGTCCCTGGCCTGCAGCGCACCTACGACGTCCTCTTCCTAGGCACTA GTGACGGCTGGCTGCACAAGGCAGTGAGTGTGGGCCCCGAGGTGCATATCATTGAGGAGCTCCAGATCTTCTCATCAGGACAGCCCGTGCAGAACCTGCTCCTGGATGCCAACAGG GGACTGCTGTATGGTGCCTCACACTCGGGTGTGGTCCAGGTGCCCGTGGCCAACTGCAGCCTGTACCAGAGCTGCGGGGACTGCCTCCTGGCCCGGGACCCCTACTGCGCTTGGAGCGGCTCCAGCTGCAAGCACGTCAGCCTCTACCGGCCTGCGGTGGCCTCCAG GCCATGGATCCAGGACATCGAGGGGGCCAATGCCAGGGAACTCTGCAACACTTCCTCGTCCAAGGGCCGGACTTCTGTACCAAGAG GCGAGAAGCATTGTGAGCCAGTCCAGTTCCAGCCCCACACAGTGAACACCTTggcctgccccctcctctccaaCTTGGCAACCCGGCTCTGGCTGCACAACGGGGTCCCCATTAATGCCTCGGCCTCCTGCCGCGTGCTGTCCACCGGGGACCTGCTGCTGGTGGGCAGCCAGCAGGAGCTGGGGGAGTTCCAGTGCTGGTCGCTGGAGGAGGGCTTCCGGCAGCTGGAGGCCAGCTACTGCCCAAAGGTGGTGGACGACGCAGTGGCAGACCGAGCAGACCGGAGTGGCAGCGTGCCCGTCATCATCAACACGTCTCGGGTGAGCGCACCAGCCGGGGGCAAGGCCAGCTGGGGTGCAGACAAGTCCTACTGGACCGAGTTCCTAGTGATGTGCGCACTGTTCGTGTTCGCCATGGTGCTCTTCATTTTATTCTTCCTCTACCGGCACCGGGGCGGCATGAAAGTCTTCCTCAAGCAGGGGGAGTGTGCCAGCGTGCACCCCAAGACCCGCCCAGTGGTACTGCCACCTGAGACCCGGCCGCTCAATGGCGTGGGCCCCCCTAGCACCCTACTCGACCACCGAGGCTACCAGGCTCTGTCGGACAGCTCCCCAGGGCCCCGGGTCTTCACAGAGTCAGAGAAGAGGCCGCTCAGTATCCAGGACAGCTTCGTGGAGGTGTCCCCGGTGTGTCCCCGGCCCCGGGTCCGCCTGGGCTCTGAAATCCGGGACTCTGTGGTTTGA
- the SEMA4B gene encoding semaphorin-4B isoform X2, whose translation MAGLYTWVLERPSLHSTAAAASCQAGGTRSCCGAQMQRGNSSAASRARTHSGTVKTTSRSSCHSTAATCSPVAPRPSAPCAPTLTWRTSLWHRTWWGTSSWKMARAVVPLTPISSPRPWWWMASCTLEQSAASRGMTRPSHGAKASAPPRLRAPSTGYKTQRLWPQPTFPRAWAACKGTMTRSTSSSARLARSLSSLRTPSCPALPVSARHRGTTEGSAICVFTMRDVQRAFNGLYKEVNRETQQWYTVTHPVPSPRPGACINNSARERKISSSLQLPDRVLNFLKDHFLMDGQVRSRLLLLQPQARYQRVAVHRVPGLQRTYDVLFLGTSDGWLHKAVSVGPEVHIIEELQIFSSGQPVQNLLLDANRGLLYGASHSGVVQVPVANCSLYQSCGDCLLARDPYCAWSGSSCKHVSLYRPAVASRPWIQDIEGANARELCNTSSSKGRTSVPRGEKHCEPVQFQPHTVNTLACPLLSNLATRLWLHNGVPINASASCRVLSTGDLLLVGSQQELGEFQCWSLEEGFRQLEASYCPKVVDDAVADRADRSGSVPVIINTSRVSAPAGGKASWGADKSYWTEFLVMCALFVFAMVLFILFFLYRHRGGMKVFLKQGECASVHPKTRPVVLPPETRPLNGVGPPSTLLDHRGYQALSDSSPGPRVFTESEKRPLSIQDSFVEVSPVCPRPRVRLGSEIRDSVV comes from the exons ATGGCAGGACTCTATACGTGGGTGCTCGAGAGGCCCTCTTTGCACTCAACAGCAGCGGCAGCTTCCTGCCAGGCGGGGGGTACCAGGAG CTGCTGTGGAGCGCAGATGCAGAGAGGAAACAGCAGTGCAGCTTCAAGGGCAAGGACCCACAG cgGGACTGTCAAAACTACATCAAGATCCTCCTGCCACTCAACAGCAGCCACCTGTTCACCTGTGGCACCGCGGCCTTCAGCCCCGTGTGCACCTACGTT AACATGGAGAACTTCACTCTGGCACAGGACGTGGTGGGGAACATCCTCCTGGAAGATGGCAAGGGCCGTTGTCCCTTTGACCCCAATTTCAAGTCCACGGCCCTGGTGGTGG ATGGCGAGCTGTACACTGGAACAGTCAGCAGCTTCCAGGGGAATGACCCGGCCATCTCACGGAGCCAAAGCCTCCGCCCCACCAAGACTGAGAGCTCCCTCAACTGGCTACAAG ACCCAGCGTTTGTGGCCTCAGCCTACATTCCCGAGAGCCTGGGCAGCCTGCAAGGGGACGATGACAAGATCTACTTCTTCTTCAGCGAGACTGGCCAGGAGTTTGAGTTCTTTGAGAACACCATCGTGTCCCGCATTGCCCGTGTCTGCAAG GCACAGGGGGACCACAGAAGGCTCTGCCATCTGTGTCTTCACCATGAGGGACGTGCAGAGGGCCTTCAATGGCCTCTACAAGGAGGTGAACCGCGAGACGCAGCAGTGGTACACCGTGACCCACCCGGTGCCCTCGCCCCGGCCTGGCGCA TGCATCAACAACAGCGCCCGGGAAAGGAAGATCAGCTCGTCCCTGCAGCTCCCCGACCGTGTGCTGAACTTCCTCAAGGACCACTTCCTGATGGACGGGCAGGTCCGCAGCCGCCTGTTACTCCTGCAGCCCCAGGCCCGCTACCAGCGTGTGGCTGTCCACCGCGTCCCTGGCCTGCAGCGCACCTACGACGTCCTCTTCCTAGGCACTA GTGACGGCTGGCTGCACAAGGCAGTGAGTGTGGGCCCCGAGGTGCATATCATTGAGGAGCTCCAGATCTTCTCATCAGGACAGCCCGTGCAGAACCTGCTCCTGGATGCCAACAGG GGACTGCTGTATGGTGCCTCACACTCGGGTGTGGTCCAGGTGCCCGTGGCCAACTGCAGCCTGTACCAGAGCTGCGGGGACTGCCTCCTGGCCCGGGACCCCTACTGCGCTTGGAGCGGCTCCAGCTGCAAGCACGTCAGCCTCTACCGGCCTGCGGTGGCCTCCAG GCCATGGATCCAGGACATCGAGGGGGCCAATGCCAGGGAACTCTGCAACACTTCCTCGTCCAAGGGCCGGACTTCTGTACCAAGAG GCGAGAAGCATTGTGAGCCAGTCCAGTTCCAGCCCCACACAGTGAACACCTTggcctgccccctcctctccaaCTTGGCAACCCGGCTCTGGCTGCACAACGGGGTCCCCATTAATGCCTCGGCCTCCTGCCGCGTGCTGTCCACCGGGGACCTGCTGCTGGTGGGCAGCCAGCAGGAGCTGGGGGAGTTCCAGTGCTGGTCGCTGGAGGAGGGCTTCCGGCAGCTGGAGGCCAGCTACTGCCCAAAGGTGGTGGACGACGCAGTGGCAGACCGAGCAGACCGGAGTGGCAGCGTGCCCGTCATCATCAACACGTCTCGGGTGAGCGCACCAGCCGGGGGCAAGGCCAGCTGGGGTGCAGACAAGTCCTACTGGACCGAGTTCCTAGTGATGTGCGCACTGTTCGTGTTCGCCATGGTGCTCTTCATTTTATTCTTCCTCTACCGGCACCGGGGCGGCATGAAAGTCTTCCTCAAGCAGGGGGAGTGTGCCAGCGTGCACCCCAAGACCCGCCCAGTGGTACTGCCACCTGAGACCCGGCCGCTCAATGGCGTGGGCCCCCCTAGCACCCTACTCGACCACCGAGGCTACCAGGCTCTGTCGGACAGCTCCCCAGGGCCCCGGGTCTTCACAGAGTCAGAGAAGAGGCCGCTCAGTATCCAGGACAGCTTCGTGGAGGTGTCCCCGGTGTGTCCCCGGCCCCGGGTCCGCCTGGGCTCTGAAATCCGGGACTCTGTGGTTTGA